TTAATACCACTACAACCCCATTGTGATATAACTCAGTACTAGACCCCTTGTCCCAATACAACAACGCATAATACGAGGCAACTTCTATATTaccataattaaataaaataaataaccCTGGATGAGGAGGAAAAAACAATCAGAAAGTTTGGCAAATGTGGTGTGTTTTTTTATCTCacatttttattaattttctgCGACTTACAATGAGCCTTCGTTCCATCAAATGTCACACATTCAGTTCGAGTGTTTACACTAAATGGAGAAGGGATTTGAAGATGCAAAGGTAAAGAGGCGAAAACCTTCTCACCCTTCTCATTATGTGTAACGCATATGCATGCATGTCCTAATCATATCTCATAGACAAATAATATCCCATAGTCAAATCATATCCCATAATGATCAAATCAACATGCGCACATTACAACCATTCTACAATGGGGACGTATCCCTACCAGTTTGGTCCGGTTAAGATGGATTGTGGGCCCGGAAAGGGCCCACAAAAATAATCGAAATCATTCATCTTTTAGAGCACGTCAAGAATATTGACCacgccaaaaatcacgttgatcggatATAGTTTGACATGATTTCGAAATGCATTTAAGTTTGTAAAAATAAAAGTGTGTAACACAGGATTGCAacccatttgacacaattatttGAAGATTAATGTATTTCGAAAATATGtcaaacgatatccgatcaacgtgatttttgggcGTGGTCAATGTTctcaacgagctctaaaaagtgaacgattccgatcattgttATAAGCGCGAAAAGGGCCCACAATCAGTCTTAACTTGACCAAACTGGTCCCAATCCAAACTGGTTGGGATACGACTCCCCTCTACAATCACACataaacactcacacacactcacaagtGTGTGAGGTCTATCCCTTTGTGAGTGTGCGTGTGTAAATATAGCAGTGTGTGTGGAGTTCACCCTCTTTGTGAATGTGTGTGGTAATAAAATTATTGGTGCACACTAATTTATAGCCCTAAATCAAAAAACACGAATCAAGAAAATAATGATTGGGTGAAAATCCTTTAATATGACCTCTCAAGCTGATGGGGGAGAAGCCCACGTAAGCTTGGACCAGAGCGATGAAAAGTTGAGGAAGAGAAACGTAATTTTCTCGAAGATATCAACAAGTTGAATTGAAGAGCGTACGAATTAGAAGGACAAATGACCTTTGCAAACCTCATGTGTTTGTCCTTGAACGAGTGATTGGATTTGTAGCAAGCTGAGTTGTGCCCAATTGGCGAAATATATTCGAACTGCAGAGGACAATGCATGGGATGCTAATATGACTAAGAAGATAGAAAATCCACGTTAGTTCCGATGTCGCAGAAGAAAGTGCTTTATACTCGGCTTCAATATTGGACTCATACATAAAAGCTTACATTTAGTGACCCAATAAATGAGATTTTTACCTAGAAGAACACGACTCCCCATAGTTGATTGTTGTGTACCTGGACGCAACCAGTCCAACTGGAGTTTCCAATTGGAGCCAACATAACCAGTAAGATAAGAagaaattaggaaaacaaaatgcaaatcCCAAAGGAAAATTCATTTCTCATttaccaaatttaaaaaatctgaaattgaaaaatgcattttagATATTATAAAATGCGCTTAGCAGCttgaaaatgaatggaatgcgAGCATTACACAATCTGTCACACCTATTGATCGATCTACATATGTAATTGTAGGTCGGGTGAAACGAGTTATTGCAAGACATCGACAAGTTGTTGATACTGATCCAAAATGTTACCTTTGTGAACAGACAACTTCCTTCTACTAAAAACTAGAGCAGAGCATGGTTTGCAATCAAGCATCTTCATTTTTTAGAGTACAAAGAGAGTATACTTTTGTTTGGGTAAAGCTCAAGGGAAGTGAAGTCTGTTTGGCCTCAATCCCAAGAAAGTTACGCAAAGCTCCTAAAGAGGCTCTCCGTTTTTTttctaaaccttttttttttaaaaaggaggtaatttcaaatttaaatataacgaaattgaaaaataatttttgattttttttgcaccttttaaaagatctcaatgagatttatcaaacaagatccatattggtggaaaaattatttatgtaaatacatgatttttgagcttgaaattaccttcattttctaaaactTCATTTTCTAAGAAAGTGGAACAACACCTAAGTATATTTCATAGCAAACCGCAAAGCCAAATAGTTGATCACGCATTCTATCAATGAATTAGCTAGAAGAGCTAGTGAGATTTTTCTTATCAACATATAAGAGCAGAATCACAGTACATTGAGAGGTTTTAGGAGTAACAATAGAGAGATCGTTACCTCGATTGGACGTGATAGGCATCACGACAAATCTTAAGTCTGAAATAAGTCTTTCTTTAGATAGCTATAAATGGCCGATCATTCATGCACATAGAAAAGATTCTAGACCGACGATCGGTAAGTATCTAACGAAAAagttattttaataaaaaaaaatcgacttgTTTTAATACCTATCGATATTCGATGATATATACTTTTCTAACGGAGGAAGTTTTCAAAAAGATCTACAAGAGGAACGATTAAGATCATCTTATCATGCGTCGATATGCTTCTATACTTTATACATGTAGAATGATTTAATTTGTATAGAGCCCTTATCAATGTCCAAAAAATCAATCTTACAAATGTGACTTTAACTTTTTACGTAAGAGCTATAAAAGTGGACGATTTTAAATCATATTTTTGGACTCGTAACGGTGCCATGCACAATCCAATCAAAACACACGCAAAATGCACGAAGCAAACGCTGAGAGAAGTTCCCGCAGAACCACCCATGTCcatctctctccccttctccaaccatctctcttcaaattctctctcctccataaAATCCTCTCTCCTTCATTCCCATCCACAACCCTCCCCCAATATAATTTCACTTCCCCACATCAAAACGCAGACCCGAAGAGAAAAAACATaaacccagaaaaaaaaaaatactacttccGAAAAACAGAGCCTAACAGCCTCTCTCCAATCCTTCCTTCTCCGGTCGATGTTGACGACGTTGATGGATCCGTTTCCGATGTCTCGCTAAATTAGGGAGAGAAATCAACGAGAACTGTCAATGCCAAACACAGTACATCGATCTGGGTGATCATAATGTATCATCAGGAAGGAAGAAACtgaggagagagagttgtttttaaaagtggagagagatggagGTTCAGCGGATGAAGCAGTTGTTGTTCTTGTGGTCCAATTTGCAAAGTAACCGTGTTGCCCTCGTGGGTGGGAACCACACCGCCGCCAGATTTTGCACCCGCTAAATAATAACCAACCCGCGATCACCACCTCCCTCTTAGCTAAtctcttattcttcttcttcttcgataaTCTCTTTCATTCACTCTCTGATAATTTTGGTAATTTCGCTGCGTTTTCGATCCTGCTTAATTTTCCTCAAAAACCAAGATATGAAGTTCATAGCCATGGATTTGATTCATGGGTTTCGATTCAAACAACAGTACAAAGTCAAGAATCTTTGCAAAGAAGGCGTCGGATTGAGCGCCTACGCGCATTTCCTGGTAATTAGGCTACCCAATTCGTGGATCTTGAAGCTTGTGGCACGGACCCTGGTTTTGGCATTGGTTATCGCCTCACTCCCCCAGATCAGCTCGGTAATCGGGGGAGTTTCTTCGGATTTCTATAAAGCCACCGATTCCGAGGCAGAAATTGCGTTCGATTCGATAAATTTCGATCTGCTGCCTTTGCTCTTCCGCGATTTGAAAAACGAAGGGATACTAAAGATGGGCGACCGAGCCCTGTTCCTCGGCAACAAGAATGACGAAGGGCTTTACAATTCTGACATGATCCGGCTCGGAAACGGCGGGAACGAGATGGACTTCGTCTCGTTCTCGGATTCGGAAAAACAGGGCGCCGTCACGGACGAGACGTTCGATTTTGCATTCACGCAGGGGTTCCACGCCGCGGTCGCCGCGGAGTTCATCGGCAGGACTCTCAAGGTCGGCGGCGTGGTGGCGGTCCAGCTCAGCGAGGACCCCGCAATGGCGTTCGAGAAGCCTGAAAATTTCCAAATCGTCTACGTCCGTCGGTTCGATACGACTATCATTGGAATGCGGAAAACCAGTGGAGCTGGTTTGAAGTCGCCGGCGAAAAGGAAGCTCTGTGGGGTCACGACGGAGGCGAAGAAGGCCGCTTTGAAGAAGCTCGAGGACGTACTCCTCGAACCGCCGCGTGCGGCGTCGGGAAAATCCAAGACGTACCTTAAACGGACACGGTACAATTTGAAATTTCCTTTATTATTTCTAgggttaattttagaaaaagtCCCTTTAGTTTGCTGCAAACttaatttcgtccctctagtattaattgtaccatttttaatcctataatttgtattttgtctcaatttggtcccttTCACTGACGGTATTATTGAAACTAACGGAACTTGTCTGCAAAATCGGCATTTCCCTCCTAGAAGGACGAAAATGTGacaaaatacaaacaagagggactattcaataattttattttttattttgcaaggACAAACTCACACTTAAAATCTTTTTCACCTTAGTTATAATTTCCTAATCGAAtgataatcaaaatatattgaggaaattaaaaaatttattttggaatATATTACagataatattatgaaatttaaaaagtatctCTTATTTAAATAACTTTGCACCGGATTTTTTTCAATGAatttatcttgatttttacaatccagttatatatgttctctttttaaaaatcaagataaatctattgaaagaaaaaaaattgatgcaaattAAGTTCTTTAACTAAGGGATgcttttcaaaatttataatattatCTATAATATAttctaaaataatatttttaatttcttcaatatattttgattattcaatcaagaaaaataattaaggtaAGAAAGATATTACTTATGAGTTTGTCTTTGCAAAATcgaaaataaaatgtaaaatttctGAAATAGTTTCTAGTttgtattttgtctcaattCCATCCCTTTGAGAGGCAGGTGCCATTTTTGCCCCTGAGTTCTGTTAGTTCTAATAACATCATCAATGAGAAggaccaaattgagacaaaatataaactacaGAATtaaaatgacacaattaatactagaggacgaaattgagattgcatgcaaactagaggggcTATTTCTAAGATTAACCCTTATTTCTATGTTTCAAACTTCCAAGACATACCTGTAGTAtgtcaaaagaaaatgaaaaaccaatTCTTCTACTGTACATTATACTTATAATATGCGTAGTATTGAACAAATGGGAAGGAGACGAGATTATGTTTATACAAAATTGTTGACGTGTGATATTACATGTTATTTGcgttgattaaaaaataattgataaCTTCAAATTTAAAGAGTTTTTACACTCGTACACATAAATTTTGGAGTTTTTCTCTCAAAAGAATTTTCAAGGACTAATCATataaaactttttcaaattaacgtgaaattaatataatttttaGAAACGTTTGGAGTTTTACAGGGTCTAGGAGATCCCAACATCCCCTTTAgtctgaaactttttttttttttttttatctgtgaAAGTCATGGATAgttcgcaatttttttttataataattcaTTATCGATGTCGGGGTCAGCTTACGAGCAATAACAATTATTTATTTGTGCAAAGTTTGTGACTTTgatcaattattattttataaatcCCCCAACAGATACTTGCCGGATTTACTGGGCGATTCCCTCGAAAGCTACCCGCGCCGAGTCTTCATCGACGTCGGGTTGCCGGAGAAGGACGGCGCAGACGTCGGGTGGTTCGAGAAGCATTACCCGAGGAGGAACAAGGATTTCGAGCTATACAACATCGAGACGGTGACGGAAGAATTCTCTGGCAAGGTGCAGCCACAGATCGGGATGTCGGATTGGTTGAGGAAGAATGTGAAGGAAGAGGAGTACGTCGTGATGAAGGCGGaggcggaggtggtggaggagatGGTGAAGAGCAGAGTGTTAGGGCTGGTGGACGAGCTATTCTTGGAGTGCAAGTATAAGGGGCTGAGTGGGAAGAGCAAGAAAAGTAGAAGGGCATATTGGGAATGCTTGGCTTTGTATGGGAGGTTGAGGGATGAAGGTGTTGCTGTGCACCAGTGGTGGGGTTgacagagaagaagagagagagagacatagagagagaaagagaagggaaaggagagagaatgaggagAGAGGTGTGCCTCATTTTTTGGTGCTACTTCCCTGTTTTGTTTGTGTATTCTCATCgttgttgtaatttttgggtTATTTCTAtgttgttttttgtatttcaaaggCCGATAACAATGAGGGGTTTAATAAGGTATAGAACTGCTAATATTATATTATCCTATGGCCAAATTTTGTTGCTGCTTCCTATTGTTTATATTCTCTTCTCCTTTGATGATCTCTAGTTTGATGCATTCATAATGATTTTACGTGACAATTTGAACAATTCATCTTACGGGGCTCGTTTGTTTGCCCAATAATAAAAGGATGACACGTAAAATCCATGTGATATGAATGAGATATGGAACCTCTTGGTATATATTGCTCTGCATACATTTGAATGGATGGAGAAAAATTCATATTCAATGTTTCTATTGACATAGATATAGCCTTTGTCAAGTATTGTGCACAAAATGATTATGACTTCGGACCCCAATTCATTACATATCCAATCCCACCCTAAATCCTCCAAATCATCGAAGCACATATATAGGTCTTGATATCTTTACCGTTCATGTAGAAAAAGTTAAGTTGCTCAAAGAGAAAACGAAAGGTCAGAGTATAGTCGTCTAGTTCTCTTGTGACAAATATAATTTGTTCAAATGTATATTGATGTGTGATCTAATCTTCAAATGGATGTCGAACACATTGAGGTTTATAAAATGAACAGCTTAGATTATCCAATGAAATCGTGGTGGATCATATTTTGTGTCACATGAAGAATCACACAAGCAGTGCTGACATTAATTTTGCATGAAACGGTAATTGCTTGCCCTTGTTCGTTTACTATGAAAAAAGCAATCATGGAATTCTGATTTCTTAGCTTCAAGGCCAATTTGGATCCTTAAAAGATTGGGTTTTGGACATGGTCCAGCAATGGACGGAATTAGCCCAGTACTGTACTACTGTGCAAGTGGACTGGGAGTTGTTGTAGTACGGCAGTCGCACTACACGGTGTAGTGCAACGGATCCGACCGTCCATTTTGATATGAAGGGttcggatttaatccgagctcTTACAAATTCGAGCCGTCAATTGTTCAGATGAAAATCCGAATCATCCATTGCCGAGATGGTCGGCCAGATTGGCCGCACTATATGTGTAGTGCGaaggtgcactacagcaccccggaTCGCAGGCGGGACAATAAGGAAGCAAGCCACCAGAGagaataaaatattttggagAGGGTTTGGAGGGTTCAAATCTATGGGTTTAATTGAAATCAAGATCggagtttcaaaaaaaaaaaagagaggataatttaccaccaaaaaaaaaagattaataagGATAACAAATGAAAATGCCAAAGAAAACCtgaaaaataaggtaattttttgttgaattttaaaacaaaagacTTCACAAAAACTGACTTGGTATAggctaagagcatgtacaccaaatAATTTATAATGcatttttagttattttagctaagaaaaacaaaaaaaaaaaaaaaaatagctgcAGCAGCTTCGGGAAAAGGACAGCTATTTTCCATTCTTGAACAGTGGTTCGGTACTTTTGCCGAGGATGGTACAACTACTGTTCACCAGCtaccttttaaaaaattagtttctcTCACCTCTTCTCTCACTCAGGCCATTATTCATCTTTTTCcactcactctttctctctcaaattaatattttttttgcctaattactgataaacttgctctaaatCTACCTCCATCCTTCATGCCTCTCCAAACATTCCTATGCTCGTTACGGTTGTCCGAACCGTTGATTTCTTACTTTACAAAGTTATTTTGTAATCCAGCTATATATCGTGCATCTTGAAGAAAGAAATGATAATCACTAAGCTACAGGTATATGGGGCGTGTTTACGATAGCCGTGGATACAGATTTTTGATTTTAACTTCATATCTTATGGGGCGTATTTACGATAGCCGTGGATACAGATTTTTGATTTTAACTTCATATCCTACtgcagattttagattttgaattttagtagAAGATAATAAACCTATTTGTTGCAACTGCGAGATTATAagaatttcattcattttttgaaaatttgtgttaCAGAATCCCAAAAGTAACCCAAACccaactttaaaattttgagaattttttctctttttcaagtGCTCGGAATCTGTAGATTCTAAAAACTAATCATgtatactttttgaaaaaaacattctaaactgattttttgaaattagaatctaaaaatctgtcaaaataatttttctcaaACACCCACATGATCTTGTTTTCCCATTCTTCACTTATTGAGTTCATAGTTCCAAACAAAGGCAAACTAGAAAAAGGAAAACGATACAAAAGGAAGAAGATATCCTAGTTACAAACAAATTAGTAAATATAGATATAAATTAAATTTACAAACAACGAAAGTCAAATGACGTCGCTTTGGCCGAGTGGTTAAGGCGTGTGCCTGCTAAGTACATGGGATTTTCCCGCGAGAGTTCGAATCTCTCAGGCGACGATAATATACTGGTCCTTCTTTTTTGTACACCCGCAAACCCGGAAAAGAAAATCCACGGTTCCTTGCGTCAGTTGCGTGGCCCGACGTTTCTCAATTGCGTGTGCACTTGTTTTCTCCCTGGTACTTGACCCGTAAATACACGGCTCCTTGGACGCGGTACAATAAACCGATTTGAACTTCTCAATAGACATACTCCGGTACATAGCTGATTTTTTTCCCACCCTTAAAACGTTGAACTGTGCCATCAGTGCTGGCCAAGATGCTTGGGTTGCCCAAGTTCGACCCCAAGTTCGGTTGCTCATTCattattaagtcataaaaaataaaacgacACACAagttagaaaaacaaaattaggtTACACTATGTTGTTAACTTGATttacatcaaaaaatcaaaatcgaaATGTAACCCCGGTTATAGTGTTTTTATGATTGCACGAtccacaacaacaacagaacccatgtagtccccaatcattggaggTATTGGCGggagaggattggagacagacataatctttggcaatatgcacaaagtgactgTTTTCGAAATACCATTGAACAGTGGCCCCCTTATTTCTATTTTGTTGCGGAACCATGCCTCCAAATCAAAGTCGAATGACATCAAAAaaggcaggcctagagacccaattcaatttatgtccACATTACCATACTCGTTTGGCTTATTAAGTACTCCATAAAAGATACAAGGTACTTGAGATCGGATTGTGATCAATTCGtcttaaatatttttaaaactcgttAAGTTATCAAACCAATCTTAATTAACTATctgcttggctcgtttatcaccCCAATTGAAATAACTGACTCCGTTCATGTACTGGGCATTATGCGTTCCAAAGTCCATTAAACtccttttgaaataaaaatatggaAACGCTTTTTGACCCCTATTCTCAGGCAAGATCGAGATTAGTcagaaaaaggaggagaaataaccaaataaataaaaataaaggagGGGAAAGTTTAATTGACTGGCGTTGAGAATTGGTCCGGTCAACTTCATTCTAGTAGCAACCTAGGGAGACTTGTGTTGCACTCCTATTTAATGGTTGAGCCGAACTGGACTGAAATTGTTGTTCGTAGTTGGGCTCTGTTACGATTCTATGGTTTACATTTCTCCTACGGCTCCAAACATTTgggtttggttcagttttgtaTATTTAGTTCTGAAACTGTAAGTTTCGTTTTAGTTAAAAAGTGTACGCAGTGGTAGCCAGGTAGTAGGTGCTATGTACTCTCCGTGCAATTGATTGAAGTTCAAATTTCACTGACTACAACTAACAATGACTGTAGACTTTTTCCGAGCAAAAGGGGggcaaaaaaaaagtgtactccctttttggttcttgtttcgtatcaaaacataaccaaaccaaactactAGCCGTGAACAACCTAATTAATGGTCATCTTGGGAAATAAAATGTAAATAGAATGCTGGAAAACTAATGTCAAAGCTTCGATACTTGACCcaaatgatactccctccatcccataatttTGGTCGACTTTGACGTGTAAATTTTAAACTTCAAAATAATTTatcttttaaaataattttttaaattctttttgcaccgttcaaaagatctcatcgagatttatcaaataagattcatatttcacaaaaaaatattttttgcaagtatattatttttaaacttaaaaattacacGTAATTTTGTAGTGGACCAAACTTATGGGACTGAGGGAGAGTATTATAAGATGCCATGCATGAACCCCAAGGGTTTTGGGTGAGAAAACAATAAGTGCTCCTCCATAAAATCACAGATTTTGATTTCCACGGaagtcaaatatttcaaactttggggCCTCTAAGGGTTATGCCTGATCATTACTTTCAGAGttccaaaattagtcgaggtgcgcacaaGTTGGCCcgaacatccggttataaaaaaagaaaaaaagaaaagatgcatTTACCTCTACCCCCAAttctttctctctatttttggtTAAGTCAAGTCTTCCCCCAATTATTTCCTCCCCCAGCTAGTTGCTTCCCATATTCTGGCCTTGAAATCACATGCTTAAGCGGCAAACCATGTGTATTACTAGGAATTTCGGATGCCCTATGCTGTCAGGATGGTGCCTCCAAGTCCAAGGACGGTAACCCCTTGGAGTGGCCTGAGTCCTCCGGCTACCAAAATCctgctttgaaattttgagaatttctttctattttcagcTTTTCAGAATctgtaaattttaaaaatctgtTTTGTAGAATATTCTAAACTGTTTTTTGGAAGCtataatctaaaaattaatccgtcaaaatagttttttgcaCACACCcacaagtacttatttgatCTCTCATAAAAGCACTCGGGCAAACCCCTTAAAATTACGATTGCGATGTTCTTAACGTCTTACATGCAGGGCACACGCCGGACCGCAAatcaagtaaatttttttttttagctgcAACAAATCAGGAAATTGGAACCGTGAATTTAGGTACTCCAATGCTAGGGTTCTCCAATAATAATACTCCACTTGTTGAGGTACCCACATGTTTGACTTGAATACAGGAGAGGAGAAATCAATGAAGTTGGAATCAAACCTGAGGCTCATATCCaatattctcttctttttcgAGATCACTCTCttaaaaatcaaccaaaaaaagtaatttccatTTCCCTCTTAACCATTCAGAGTCCAGTCTCTCTTGGGAGAATTACTAGTGGTGGACTGGTGGGAAAGAAAAAGAGGCGTTCACATAGgtttttctttcaacttttttGGGCTACGGTTCTAGATGACTTTAAAAGTCTTTATGAGAAACGACTTTTTTTTCGGGGTAATTTGTCAGGGTACGTAATCAATGAAGTTGGAATCGATGACGAGTTTCAGACATCAATAATTCTCAATACTCCGAAAATGCCCCGAAAAGGATAAATCAATAGTTCAAATTCACGGTAGAtaaatcaatggttcaaattcACAGTTTGAGTGTGAATCTAAATCATTGATTTATCTTTTCGGGATAATTTCTCGAGGGTACGTAGCATTGCTCTTTCGGGTCCTAAAATTAGCGATTGGACCAACCATCTGTTGAccttaaaatttgaaatgtttggcttcCTTGAGTTTCAAATTTCATTTGTGTCAATTGAAATCATGCCCAAcgattttaattttgttttttcaaaaaaaaaagagcgataatatatgatattattaatctcaatcaaaataCATAAAGTAGAAAACTTGTCCCTAGACAGGGAACTAAGCAACCATGACGGTGGGGACTCGGCCCAATGGCTataccccaaaccaaacaaatctttcccaccaaaaaaaacacacttcacaAGAAAACAGGAAGAAATCCCATAAAATCACAAACCGTCATAATCCGTCACCGGTAGAATTTTTACCACAAAATCATGAATTTCCAACAACCTCGATATGCTAATTACCAAAACCACAACCATGAACGCCGACCTGTCAGCGACCACGGGTTGGCAACGATGGAGGAGGAGTGGCGGTGGCAGAATCAATGATGAAGGGAAGCTGAGAGAAACGAAA
The sequence above is drawn from the Rhododendron vialii isolate Sample 1 chromosome 6a, ASM3025357v1 genome and encodes:
- the LOC131331381 gene encoding uncharacterized protein LOC131331381, whose translation is MKFIAMDLIHGFRFKQQYKVKNLCKEGVGLSAYAHFLVIRLPNSWILKLVARTLVLALVIASLPQISSVIGGVSSDFYKATDSEAEIAFDSINFDLLPLLFRDLKNEGILKMGDRALFLGNKNDEGLYNSDMIRLGNGGNEMDFVSFSDSEKQGAVTDETFDFAFTQGFHAAVAAEFIGRTLKVGGVVAVQLSEDPAMAFEKPENFQIVYVRRFDTTIIGMRKTSGAGLKSPAKRKLCGVTTEAKKAALKKLEDVLLEPPRAASGKSKTYLKRTRYLPDLLGDSLESYPRRVFIDVGLPEKDGADVGWFEKHYPRRNKDFELYNIETVTEEFSGKVQPQIGMSDWLRKNVKEEEYVVMKAEAEVVEEMVKSRVLGLVDELFLECKYKGLSGKSKKSRRAYWECLALYGRLRDEGVAVHQWWG